The genomic segment AAAGTGCGTAAAAGAGTACCAGTCAGAAAAACACAGCAAAGGTTTTTCATCATGGAGCCACTTTGTTTCAATGCTATTTGGCCAGCTTTCCGGTCAAGATG from the Sediminispirochaeta bajacaliforniensis DSM 16054 genome contains:
- a CDS encoding DUF4372 domain-containing protein is translated as MKNNNSIFGQMLQFISRYKFQKCVKEYQSEKHSKGFSSWSHFVSMLFGQLSGQD